In Cyanobacteriota bacterium, a genomic segment contains:
- a CDS encoding glycosyltransferase, whose product MGVSQGRPLVSVVVEGYNQAQEQGIVDNTLHALRHQDFPLDQVEVILVGSAYQLLEWQSLCYNPAPFQAIKLVDGGDAIYYELKNKGAAIATGDIIAFTDSDVCPQRRWLSSIVTTIRQGADASVGFSLFKRAKGWAAGSIVRQIAACITFAYVLGKIRHWRSGQLPDVEVRSIVGHNVALRRELFQRCQYRIDQGRLLASPLLFSSVAQVGAIVALHPQQQVVHYFTWTYWVRLHFRFGYEIYQLRRLDPVYPNQWIARMGILEPLVTLGWHMVLDIPRWLRFSCLLSMNPLQRWGLLPVVMGLSLVAHSAEMVGMYWTMVAPAAMKQWAEYA is encoded by the coding sequence ATGGGTGTTTCTCAAGGTAGGCCGCTGGTATCGGTTGTGGTCGAAGGTTACAACCAAGCACAGGAACAAGGCATTGTGGACAATACACTTCATGCCCTTAGACATCAAGATTTTCCCCTAGACCAGGTAGAGGTAATTTTAGTTGGCAGTGCTTATCAGTTGCTGGAATGGCAAAGTCTCTGCTATAATCCGGCTCCCTTTCAGGCGATTAAGCTCGTGGATGGAGGAGATGCAATTTATTACGAACTCAAGAATAAGGGGGCAGCTATTGCGACAGGCGATATTATTGCCTTTACCGACTCTGATGTTTGTCCACAGCGCAGGTGGCTATCATCCATTGTAACTACTATCCGCCAGGGTGCAGATGCGTCAGTAGGGTTTAGTTTGTTTAAGCGAGCAAAGGGGTGGGCTGCTGGATCGATCGTGCGCCAAATTGCCGCCTGCATTACCTTTGCCTACGTCCTGGGAAAAATTCGTCACTGGCGATCGGGACAATTACCAGATGTGGAAGTGCGGAGTATTGTTGGACACAATGTTGCCTTGCGTCGCGAACTATTCCAACGGTGTCAATATCGCATTGACCAAGGACGGTTGTTAGCATCTCCCCTGCTGTTCAGCTCTGTAGCTCAAGTGGGAGCGATCGTTGCCTTGCATCCTCAGCAACAAGTGGTGCACTACTTCACATGGACTTACTGGGTAAGGTTGCATTTTCGCTTTGGTTACGAAATCTATCAACTTCGACGCTTGGATCCCGTTTATCCCAATCAGTGGATTGCTCGCATGGGAATCCTAGAACCCTTGGTGACCTTGGGTTGGCATATGGTATTAGATATACCCCGCTGGTTGCGGTTTAGTTGTCTGCTGAGCATGAACCCACTACAGCGATGGGGGTTATTGCCCGTAGTAATGGGCTTGTCTCTAGTGGCCCATAGTGCTGAGATGGTGGGAATGTATTGGACCATGGTGGCTCCAGCAGCCATGAAACAATGGGCAGAATATGCCTAG